The proteins below are encoded in one region of Nitrospira lenta:
- a CDS encoding sensor histidine kinase: MKTRNWLVLSIAGACFLTIVIIEKLAPANVVGAYGYVLPILLVAILRNRTLMLVTVLACVVATYAGLLQPTKPGRFQSAVINRTVVVGVLLIVAYIGMSWEERKAREEAARAALARQTENLLRANAQLVDVKDQLNRSERLAAVGQLVASVAHEVGTPLHSIAWHVQALAEEPTVTPDMKKRIDVIDGQLTRVVGIIQDLLSSTRQRKPDPTWLPVEHVVSPVAALMEPAFQAKGVALRVELGGALPLVWADAEKLHQVLVNLFANALAATSESGTVTITAGSRPATPEEIEVGLRVGNAMFITMVTIVVRDTGSGMPEEDLQKAFTPFFTTKAIGKGTGLGLFISRETVQAHGGTLTLESVVGKGTTVVISLPGQSAAATLLI; encoded by the coding sequence ATGAAGACCCGCAATTGGCTGGTGCTGAGTATCGCCGGCGCCTGTTTTCTCACCATCGTCATTATCGAAAAGCTCGCCCCGGCGAACGTGGTCGGCGCCTACGGCTATGTGCTGCCGATTCTCCTTGTGGCGATCTTGCGCAATCGTACGCTGATGCTGGTAACGGTGTTGGCCTGCGTGGTGGCGACCTATGCCGGGCTCCTCCAACCGACGAAGCCGGGACGGTTCCAATCCGCTGTGATCAATCGCACCGTTGTCGTCGGCGTGTTGCTGATCGTGGCCTATATCGGCATGAGCTGGGAGGAACGGAAGGCCCGGGAAGAAGCGGCTCGCGCTGCGCTGGCTCGTCAAACGGAAAATCTGTTGCGCGCCAATGCGCAGTTGGTCGATGTGAAGGATCAGCTCAACCGGTCTGAACGGCTCGCGGCCGTCGGGCAATTGGTGGCGTCGGTCGCGCATGAGGTGGGCACGCCGTTGCATTCGATCGCTTGGCATGTCCAGGCGCTGGCTGAAGAGCCGACGGTCACGCCGGATATGAAAAAGCGGATCGACGTGATCGATGGGCAGCTGACGCGCGTGGTCGGCATTATTCAAGATCTCTTGTCCTCGACCCGGCAGCGGAAGCCCGATCCCACCTGGCTGCCGGTCGAGCATGTCGTGAGTCCCGTGGCGGCGTTAATGGAGCCCGCGTTCCAAGCGAAGGGGGTGGCGCTCCGGGTTGAGCTCGGGGGCGCGTTGCCGCTGGTCTGGGCCGATGCCGAAAAGCTGCACCAAGTGCTGGTTAATCTATTTGCCAATGCGCTCGCGGCGACGTCGGAAAGTGGGACTGTGACGATCACTGCCGGCAGCCGCCCGGCCACCCCGGAAGAAATCGAGGTCGGCTTGCGCGTGGGAAATGCGATGTTCATCACGATGGTCACGATCGTCGTCAGGGATACGGGATCGGGGATGCCGGAGGAGGATCTTCAGAAAGCGTTCACGCCGTTTTTTACGACGAAGGCGATCGGGAAGGGAACCGGACTGGGGTTGTTCATTAGTCGGGAAACCGTACAGGCGCATGGCGGGACGCTGACGCTGGAGAGCGTAGTAGGGAAAGGGACGACGGTTGTGATATCGTTGCCCGGACAAAGCGCAGCAGCCACATTACTGATCTAG